A genomic segment from Kyrpidia tusciae DSM 2912 encodes:
- a CDS encoding cyclase family protein — MFRPRKIVDLSMPIRRGMPVYPGDPQPDLQPAATLDKDGFNVSHLHLGTHTGTHVDAPYHFSEGGARIDSLPLEWFVGTGLIIPVPGKGPRECICLEEVAPWVERAEPGQLVLFATGWWRKAGEADYVRHPYVEVRVIEALLERGVRVFGIDAMSIDPTGETDYPVHRAITAAGGIIIENLCNLNAVDFADPVIVVFPLRIEGADGSPVRAVAMDLGDPE, encoded by the coding sequence ATGTTTCGACCTCGGAAGATCGTGGATCTCTCCATGCCCATCCGAAGGGGCATGCCGGTGTATCCCGGGGATCCGCAGCCGGATCTGCAACCCGCGGCTACCCTTGACAAGGATGGCTTTAATGTCTCCCATCTTCACTTGGGAACCCACACCGGGACCCATGTGGATGCGCCGTATCATTTTTCCGAGGGCGGCGCCCGGATAGACTCCCTGCCCCTGGAGTGGTTCGTCGGCACGGGGCTGATCATTCCCGTCCCGGGAAAAGGACCGAGGGAATGCATCTGCCTCGAGGAGGTGGCTCCGTGGGTGGAGCGGGCCGAACCCGGGCAACTGGTCCTCTTTGCGACGGGATGGTGGCGCAAGGCCGGGGAGGCCGACTACGTTCGCCATCCCTATGTCGAGGTGCGGGTGATTGAGGCACTCCTTGAGCGGGGTGTTCGGGTCTTCGGTATCGATGCGATGAGCATCGATCCCACCGGGGAAACGGACTATCCCGTGCACCGGGCAATCACCGCGGCAGGAGGGATTATTATCGAAAATTTGTGCAATCTGAACGCGGTGGATTTCGCCGATCCTGTCATTGTGGTGTTTCCCCTCCGGATCGAGGGGGCCGATGGATCGCCGGTCCGGGCGGTGGCCATGGATCTGGGTGATCCTGAGTAA
- a CDS encoding purine-cytosine permease family protein, producing the protein MADFTSSFGQDSVHPVPRDKRSMGFFSIFSLWVAANFVVTTVFTGMLLVPDLPYLQAIAIILLGSLVGGIALALTGNIGMRTGLPTMILTRGAFGHRGAALPSAVNTIVLIGWSWIQAYMAGLSLDHAVEYLTGYSNVALFTILTEVIVVVITIYGHRGIERTENLIATAMLVLSVVVFGYMFMKFNIGNLISMAASEHPQLTVMVAFDIVVATAFSWLSSASDYNRNCRSEGTAFAGTYLGYNVATLVAMGLGATVSGFSILGNMTQTYDPTELIGQANPALGFVAAVVIFLSVVSTNVMALYSATMSYLAIFPGHRFWIPTAVMGLVAIAGAMLQDWLLEHFQNFLLMVGTLFIPVGAILLTDYYILRRKNYDALEIVTGHKKLYWYRSGVNVRAYLAYIIGAAFAYYFSYVHTLPTGTTVLTFLLTSGVYWVLMKVGASAEGESRAEYGLGEEA; encoded by the coding sequence ATGGCTGATTTTACGTCTTCCTTTGGTCAGGACAGTGTGCACCCGGTTCCCCGGGACAAGCGCTCCATGGGGTTCTTTTCCATCTTCTCTCTCTGGGTGGCGGCCAATTTCGTAGTCACCACCGTGTTCACGGGCATGCTGTTGGTGCCGGATTTGCCGTACCTGCAGGCGATCGCCATCATTCTGCTCGGTTCGTTGGTCGGAGGGATTGCCCTGGCGTTGACGGGCAATATCGGGATGCGCACTGGACTGCCGACGATGATCCTCACCCGGGGGGCCTTTGGACACCGGGGTGCGGCCCTCCCGTCGGCGGTCAATACGATTGTTCTTATCGGATGGAGTTGGATCCAGGCTTATATGGCGGGGTTGAGCCTCGATCACGCGGTGGAGTACCTGACGGGTTATAGCAATGTGGCCTTGTTTACGATCCTGACGGAGGTCATTGTCGTGGTTATCACCATCTACGGCCACCGCGGGATCGAGCGGACAGAGAACCTCATTGCCACGGCGATGCTCGTGTTGTCCGTGGTGGTGTTCGGCTATATGTTCATGAAATTTAACATCGGGAATCTGATTTCTATGGCGGCGAGCGAGCATCCTCAGCTCACAGTGATGGTCGCCTTTGACATCGTCGTCGCCACCGCCTTTTCGTGGCTGTCCTCGGCGTCCGATTATAATCGCAATTGTCGGTCGGAAGGGACCGCCTTCGCCGGGACGTATCTCGGCTACAACGTGGCGACTTTGGTGGCCATGGGCTTGGGTGCCACGGTGTCCGGATTCTCGATTCTGGGGAACATGACCCAGACCTATGATCCGACTGAACTAATTGGACAAGCGAATCCTGCCCTTGGCTTTGTGGCGGCGGTGGTCATTTTCCTGTCTGTGGTGTCTACGAACGTCATGGCCTTGTACAGTGCCACTATGTCGTATTTGGCCATCTTTCCCGGCCATCGATTTTGGATTCCCACCGCGGTGATGGGCCTAGTCGCCATCGCCGGGGCGATGCTGCAGGATTGGCTCCTCGAGCATTTCCAAAATTTTCTCCTCATGGTGGGTACCCTTTTCATTCCGGTGGGGGCGATCCTGTTGACAGATTACTATATCTTGCGCCGCAAGAACTATGACGCCCTAGAGATTGTGACGGGCCACAAGAAACTTTACTGGTATCGGAGCGGGGTGAACGTGCGGGCCTATCTCGCCTACATCATCGGGGCGGCGTTCGCGTATTATTTTTCCTACGTCCACACCCTGCCCACCGGGACGACGGTACTGACGTTTCTGCTCACCTCGGGGGTTTACTGGGTGCTTATGAAGGTAGGGGCGTCGGCCGAGGGGGAGTCCCGGGCGGAGTATGGCCTGGGTGAGGAGGCCTGA
- a CDS encoding sigma-54 interaction domain-containing protein, which yields MAGDDRKGRGTSASEHGQGLSGQSFPADPDVQPALSGQTEQPQEPEWDPGPEEELEMILNSVYDDIVITDGRGVVLRASRSCQRVYGRSPEELVGQSVAELERQGIFRPSITLRVLVTGTRQTVIQTTADGSKKLVTATPVFDSEGRIVRVVSYSHDITELIELKEHLAELQQQMGRVTRELEHRRSLDTEVDGLVVESGAMKDLVRQMAQLAKHDVTVLLRGESGVGKGVFARYLHQHSPRAEGPFIEINSGALPESLAESELFGYERGTFTGALKSGKIGLIELAHGGTLFLDEVGDLPLPLQVKLLKVIQEKTFYRVGGRAPVHSNFRLIAATNRDLEALVRAGAFREDLFYRLNTVPVTIPPLRERREDIPGLAGYFLERYNAKYHARKRIDPGALRQLVNYSWPGNVRELENLIERLVLLVEGEVIQPTDLLFGDAAGNGHRMDDNLSDPPSPGLGALPLPDLVAAYERHLLDEARRRCRSTTEMASLLGVSQPTVVRKLRRYFGSTG from the coding sequence ATGGCAGGAGACGATCGGAAAGGCCGGGGTACGAGTGCCTCCGAGCACGGCCAGGGTCTTTCAGGTCAGAGTTTCCCGGCGGACCCAGACGTGCAGCCGGCGCTCTCCGGACAGACCGAGCAGCCGCAGGAACCTGAGTGGGACCCCGGGCCGGAAGAGGAACTGGAGATGATCTTGAACTCCGTGTACGACGACATCGTTATCACCGATGGCCGTGGGGTCGTCCTGCGGGCTAGTCGGTCCTGTCAGCGCGTGTACGGTCGAAGCCCGGAAGAGCTGGTGGGGCAATCTGTTGCGGAACTCGAACGGCAAGGCATTTTTCGCCCATCTATCACTCTGCGGGTTCTGGTCACCGGGACTCGGCAGACGGTGATCCAAACCACGGCCGATGGCAGTAAGAAGTTGGTCACCGCCACCCCGGTGTTTGATTCCGAAGGGCGGATTGTCCGGGTGGTTTCGTACTCCCACGACATCACCGAACTGATCGAATTAAAAGAGCATCTTGCCGAACTTCAGCAGCAGATGGGCCGGGTCACCCGAGAGCTGGAACACCGGCGAAGCTTGGATACCGAAGTCGATGGACTCGTGGTGGAGAGCGGGGCCATGAAGGATCTGGTGCGCCAGATGGCCCAATTGGCCAAGCATGATGTCACCGTCTTGCTTCGAGGGGAATCCGGGGTGGGCAAGGGCGTGTTCGCTCGCTATCTGCACCAGCACAGTCCCCGGGCCGAGGGCCCGTTTATCGAGATCAACAGTGGGGCCCTTCCGGAATCCTTGGCGGAATCCGAATTGTTCGGCTACGAACGAGGGACCTTTACCGGAGCACTCAAATCCGGCAAAATCGGGCTCATTGAACTGGCCCACGGGGGAACGTTGTTCCTCGATGAGGTGGGTGATCTGCCCCTTCCCCTTCAGGTCAAGCTCTTGAAAGTGATCCAGGAAAAAACCTTCTATCGCGTCGGAGGTCGGGCGCCGGTCCACTCGAATTTTCGCCTGATTGCCGCGACCAATCGCGATCTCGAGGCGTTAGTGCGGGCAGGGGCTTTTCGGGAAGATCTGTTTTATCGTCTAAATACGGTTCCCGTGACGATTCCGCCCTTGCGGGAGCGGCGGGAGGATATCCCGGGGCTGGCCGGATACTTCCTCGAACGGTACAATGCAAAATACCACGCCCGGAAGAGGATCGATCCCGGGGCGCTTCGGCAGTTGGTCAACTATTCGTGGCCCGGCAATGTGCGGGAGTTGGAAAACCTGATCGAGCGCCTGGTTCTCCTCGTAGAGGGTGAGGTCATCCAGCCGACCGATCTACTTTTCGGCGATGCTGCGGGAAACGGGCACAGGATGGACGACAACCTGTCGGATCCTCCGTCCCCGGGTTTGGGGGCCCTGCCCTTGCCTGACCTGGTGGCGGCCTATGAACGGCATCTGCTTGACGAGGCCCGGCGCCGATGTCGGAGCACCACGGAGATGGCTTCCCTTCTCGGCGTCAGTCAACCGACGGTGGTCCGGAAGCTGCGGCGGTATTTTGGTTCCACGGGCTAG
- a CDS encoding c-type cytochrome — MGPRFTLLSVAVTAAVLLSACSAPATSKPASASTLTFNPPSIDSASNDENGKAIQLGYKLMTETKQLLPNNVGNDLSCSSCHADAGTVKNELNLVGIAAVYPQFRTREHAVSTLEDRVNQCFERSMNGKTIPYDSTEMRAFMMYLSYISKGIPDGTNPPWRGLAKFDVSNPNLQDGEKIFQQSCATCHGANGQGGYGPALWGPNSFNDGAGMANLSNMAAFVKESMPKAPMGGVNPGDLTQAQARDVSAWVLSHPRPHFLGPGKGSTPPKSQ, encoded by the coding sequence ATGGGCCCACGCTTTACGTTGTTGTCTGTGGCCGTCACCGCGGCCGTACTGCTTTCCGCTTGCTCGGCTCCCGCAACATCGAAGCCCGCGTCGGCTTCAACGCTGACCTTCAATCCTCCGAGCATCGACAGCGCGTCGAACGACGAAAACGGAAAGGCAATCCAACTCGGCTACAAGCTCATGACCGAAACCAAACAGTTGTTGCCCAACAACGTGGGGAACGACCTCAGTTGCTCCAGCTGCCACGCTGACGCCGGTACGGTCAAAAATGAGTTAAACCTCGTTGGTATTGCCGCTGTGTACCCGCAGTTCCGGACCCGGGAGCACGCCGTATCCACCCTGGAAGACCGAGTGAATCAATGTTTTGAACGCAGCATGAACGGCAAGACCATCCCCTATGACAGCACCGAGATGCGCGCATTTATGATGTATCTTTCCTACATTTCGAAAGGGATTCCTGATGGTACGAACCCTCCGTGGCGGGGACTGGCCAAGTTCGACGTCTCCAACCCCAACCTGCAAGACGGGGAAAAGATCTTCCAGCAATCCTGCGCCACGTGTCACGGGGCGAACGGCCAGGGCGGGTACGGACCAGCCCTTTGGGGCCCGAACTCTTTCAACGACGGTGCCGGCATGGCAAACCTTTCGAATATGGCCGCCTTCGTGAAAGAAAGCATGCCCAAAGCCCCAATGGGCGGGGTTAACCCGGGGGATCTGACCCAGGCCCAGGCCCGGGATGTGTCCGCATGGGTTCTTTCCCACCCGCGTCCCCATTTCCTCGGTCCCGGCAAGGGGAGCACCCCACCAAAGAGTCAATAA
- a CDS encoding c-type cytochrome yields the protein MGSRIALFSVAAAAAVLLSACTAPTTGPAPLKSPSPEGSTAVTFNPPSIDSVPNDENGKAIKLGYDLMNDTKKLLPNNVGNQLSCSSCHAQAGTVEKELSLVGVASVYPQYRDREAAISTLEDRVNQCLQRSMNGKPIPYDSTEMRAFSMYMSYISKGIPEGTNPPWRGQNVKIDVSNPNLQEGQKLYQQSCAACHGANGEGTPAGPAVWGPNSFNDGAGMANLSKMAAFVKVNMPKAPMGGENPGALTDAQARDVSAWILSHDRPHFPGKSKDFPKGRPQN from the coding sequence ATGGGCTCACGCATCGCCCTGTTCTCTGTCGCAGCCGCGGCGGCTGTTTTGTTGTCCGCTTGTACGGCACCTACCACTGGCCCCGCCCCGTTGAAAAGTCCCTCTCCGGAGGGATCGACGGCGGTGACATTCAATCCTCCCAGTATCGACAGCGTGCCGAACGACGAGAACGGAAAAGCAATCAAACTTGGCTATGATCTCATGAACGACACCAAGAAACTGTTGCCGAACAACGTTGGGAACCAGCTGTCCTGCTCGAGTTGCCACGCCCAGGCGGGAACGGTCGAGAAGGAGTTGAGCCTCGTCGGTGTAGCCTCCGTCTATCCGCAGTACCGGGACCGGGAAGCGGCAATCTCGACCTTGGAGGACCGGGTGAACCAATGCCTGCAGCGCAGCATGAATGGAAAGCCGATTCCCTACGACAGTACCGAGATGCGGGCCTTCTCCATGTACATGTCTTACATCTCCAAGGGAATTCCAGAGGGGACCAATCCACCCTGGAGGGGGCAAAATGTAAAAATCGACGTCTCTAATCCCAATCTTCAGGAAGGGCAGAAACTGTACCAACAATCCTGTGCCGCCTGCCATGGAGCGAACGGTGAAGGTACCCCGGCGGGACCCGCGGTCTGGGGCCCGAACTCTTTCAACGACGGGGCTGGAATGGCCAATCTCTCCAAGATGGCCGCTTTTGTTAAAGTGAACATGCCAAAAGCCCCGATGGGCGGGGAGAACCCCGGGGCACTGACCGACGCCCAGGCCCGGGACGTCTCGGCCTGGATCTTGTCCCACGACCGGCCTCATTTTCCTGGAAAATCGAAGGACTTCCCGAAAGGGAGGCCGCAGAATTAG
- a CDS encoding carbon-nitrogen hydrolase family protein, translating into MKVRIAVVQDRYDVGAVEENLAKMERAVAEDLVAEFRVKREERANGEEPVVSSPDSLRVYVFPELCVPGYEATPQEMGELAEPRNGPSFRRVASMARRASAYVVYGYAERSEDGRMYNALQCVGPEGSSLGNYRKIHLAGAEGDVFTPGDESVVFDTPMGRVGLMICWDLAFPELARTLALAGAEMIWAGSAWEKPYGGPFQRFAAARALDNTLFLAVSNQMGQPRTLDFCGGSAVYDPTGVLVTGLGEKPGLAAAWIDLADVDRHRSHFYTMLRERRPECYHETVR; encoded by the coding sequence ATGAAGGTTCGCATCGCCGTGGTGCAGGATCGCTACGACGTCGGAGCGGTGGAGGAGAACCTGGCAAAGATGGAGCGGGCCGTGGCTGAAGACTTAGTTGCCGAGTTCCGGGTGAAGAGAGAGGAGCGGGCCAATGGGGAGGAGCCGGTGGTTTCCTCCCCGGATTCGCTGCGGGTTTATGTGTTTCCGGAGTTGTGCGTCCCGGGCTATGAAGCCACGCCGCAAGAGATGGGGGAGCTCGCTGAGCCGAGGAACGGTCCCTCGTTCCGTCGCGTGGCCTCCATGGCTCGCCGGGCGTCCGCCTATGTGGTCTACGGATATGCGGAGCGAAGTGAGGACGGGCGGATGTACAATGCTTTGCAGTGCGTGGGCCCGGAGGGATCTTCCTTGGGGAACTATCGCAAAATTCACCTGGCCGGAGCGGAGGGCGACGTGTTCACGCCCGGCGACGAGTCGGTGGTGTTCGATACGCCCATGGGCCGGGTGGGCCTGATGATCTGTTGGGATCTGGCCTTTCCGGAACTGGCCCGCACCCTCGCCCTGGCCGGGGCAGAGATGATTTGGGCGGGAAGTGCCTGGGAGAAACCCTATGGCGGGCCTTTTCAGCGCTTCGCCGCCGCCCGGGCCCTGGACAATACGCTTTTTCTCGCCGTCAGTAACCAGATGGGCCAACCTCGGACCCTTGACTTCTGTGGAGGCAGCGCCGTATACGATCCCACGGGGGTATTGGTGACGGGGCTTGGTGAAAAGCCCGGCTTGGCGGCGGCGTGGATTGATCTCGCCGATGTGGATCGGCACCGAAGCCATTTTTATACGATGCTGCGGGAGAGACGGCCGGAATGTTATCATGAGACGGTGAGGTGA
- the guaA gene encoding glutamine-hydrolyzing GMP synthase gives MEPHEWIAVLDFGGQYNQLIARRIRELQVYSELLPPDVNLDELRRRGPRGIIFSGGPNSVYAPGAPAVDPQIYEWGIPVLGICYGMQLMAAHFSAPVDRAAAGEYGKALLERVPSPASVSAGVSGHAANTPGSQPDLLDGLPERQTVWMSHGDVVTAPPEGFVVEGRTDRCPVAAMHHREKPLYAVQFHPEVQHTEFGQDMLRRFVYDICGCTGGWTMSSYAREAVEEIRRQVGNGQVLCALSGGVDSAVAAVLVHRAVGDRLTCVFVDHGLLRKGEADRVMEAFGRGFGMKIVRVDAGGRFLARLVGVRDPEQKRKIIGEEFIRVFEEEADRLGKFDFLAQGTLYTDIIESGTKTAATIKSHHNVGGLPERMSFRLIEPLNTLFKDEVRALGTELGIPEDIVWRQPFPGPGLAIRILGEVTQERLSILREADAVVREEIRKAGLHREIWQYFAVLPDVRSVGVMGDERTYAHTIAIRAVTSRDGMTADFARIPYEVLERLSGRIVAEVPQVNRVVYDITSKPPATIEWE, from the coding sequence ATGGAACCGCACGAATGGATCGCCGTGCTGGACTTCGGCGGCCAGTACAATCAGCTCATCGCCCGTCGGATTCGTGAGTTGCAGGTATACTCCGAACTGTTGCCCCCGGATGTGAACCTCGACGAATTGCGTCGGCGTGGTCCCCGGGGCATCATCTTTTCCGGCGGCCCCAACAGCGTGTACGCCCCGGGGGCACCCGCGGTGGATCCGCAGATCTACGAGTGGGGCATCCCGGTGTTGGGGATTTGCTACGGCATGCAGCTCATGGCGGCGCATTTTTCCGCCCCGGTGGACCGGGCAGCGGCCGGGGAGTACGGAAAGGCCCTCCTCGAGCGGGTGCCGAGCCCAGCCTCCGTCTCCGCCGGCGTTTCGGGTCATGCGGCGAATACCCCGGGCTCTCAGCCGGACTTGCTGGACGGGCTGCCCGAGCGGCAGACCGTTTGGATGAGCCACGGGGATGTCGTCACCGCTCCGCCCGAGGGATTTGTGGTGGAAGGGCGGACGGACCGGTGTCCGGTGGCGGCCATGCACCACCGGGAAAAACCCCTTTACGCCGTGCAATTTCACCCCGAGGTCCAGCACACCGAGTTCGGCCAGGACATGCTGAGGCGTTTTGTCTACGACATCTGCGGCTGCACCGGCGGCTGGACCATGTCCTCCTACGCCCGGGAGGCGGTGGAGGAGATCCGGCGGCAGGTTGGGAACGGCCAAGTGTTGTGCGCCCTGTCAGGCGGGGTGGACAGCGCCGTGGCCGCCGTTCTCGTGCACCGGGCGGTGGGGGATCGACTGACCTGCGTCTTTGTGGATCACGGCCTTCTGCGCAAGGGTGAAGCGGATCGCGTCATGGAAGCCTTCGGCAGAGGATTCGGCATGAAAATCGTCCGAGTGGATGCGGGGGGGCGGTTCCTCGCCCGCCTGGTGGGCGTCCGGGATCCGGAGCAAAAGCGCAAAATCATCGGGGAAGAGTTTATCCGGGTATTCGAGGAAGAGGCGGACCGGCTCGGGAAATTTGACTTCCTGGCTCAGGGAACGCTGTACACAGATATTATCGAAAGCGGCACCAAAACGGCGGCGACAATTAAATCACACCACAACGTCGGCGGCCTGCCGGAGAGGATGTCCTTCCGGTTGATCGAGCCCCTCAACACCTTGTTCAAGGATGAAGTGCGGGCGCTGGGCACAGAGCTCGGAATCCCCGAGGACATCGTTTGGCGCCAGCCCTTTCCCGGCCCGGGATTGGCCATCCGGATCCTGGGCGAGGTGACGCAGGAGCGGCTGTCCATCCTCCGGGAGGCGGACGCCGTGGTTCGGGAGGAGATCCGCAAAGCGGGTCTCCACCGGGAGATTTGGCAGTATTTTGCCGTGCTCCCCGATGTGCGCAGTGTCGGGGTCATGGGGGACGAGCGGACGTACGCCCACACCATCGCCATCCGGGCGGTGACCTCCCGGGACGGGATGACGGCTGATTTTGCCCGGATTCCCTATGAGGTCCTGGAGAGGCTCTCCGGCCGCATCGTCGCCGAAGTGCCCCAGGTCAATCGCGTGGTTTACGACATCACCTCCAAGCCGCCCGCCACCATCGAATGGGAATAG
- the speB gene encoding agmatinase has product MSYQPKDSFESPRFCGVRTFMRLPYVEHLDTAEPIDFAVVGVPFDTGQSYRTGARFGPAHIRDFSVLLRPYHPQQDICVFDYVSGIDYGDLPVVPGYIEETYRRMVEGLTPLLDHGIVPIILGGDHSITLGELRAVAKRYGPVGLIHFDSHSDTWDSYFGQKYNHGTPFRRAAEEGLLAPERVIQVGMRGPLYGPKDLDDARQLGFAVYTTDDLLAMGIPEMIRLIRERVGSGPTFLSFDIDFLDPVYAPGTGTPEVAGVTVAQAQQLVRGLAGLNIVAYDLVEVLPAYDSGQITAAAAANVVYEFIALLALGKRGGHRDG; this is encoded by the coding sequence ATGTCGTATCAACCGAAGGATTCTTTTGAGTCGCCTCGATTTTGTGGAGTTCGCACCTTTATGCGCCTGCCCTATGTGGAACATCTTGACACCGCAGAACCGATCGATTTTGCCGTGGTCGGGGTGCCTTTTGACACCGGCCAGTCTTACCGGACCGGCGCCCGGTTTGGTCCGGCGCACATCCGAGATTTTTCCGTGTTGCTCCGACCCTATCATCCCCAGCAGGACATCTGCGTGTTCGATTATGTCTCGGGGATCGATTACGGGGACCTGCCGGTGGTACCGGGCTACATCGAGGAAACGTACCGCCGGATGGTCGAAGGCTTGACGCCATTGCTCGATCACGGCATTGTGCCCATCATCCTTGGCGGGGACCACAGTATTACCTTAGGGGAGCTTCGGGCTGTGGCGAAGCGCTATGGCCCCGTGGGGCTCATTCATTTCGACTCTCACTCGGACACCTGGGACAGTTATTTTGGCCAAAAATACAATCATGGGACGCCTTTCCGCCGGGCTGCGGAGGAGGGGCTGTTGGCTCCGGAGCGGGTGATTCAGGTGGGGATGCGCGGGCCGTTGTACGGGCCAAAGGATCTCGACGATGCCCGGCAGTTGGGGTTTGCCGTGTACACCACCGACGACTTGCTCGCCATGGGAATTCCCGAGATGATCCGGTTGATCCGGGAACGCGTCGGGAGCGGGCCCACGTTTCTCTCCTTTGATATCGATTTTCTCGATCCCGTGTACGCACCCGGGACGGGGACTCCCGAGGTAGCCGGTGTCACGGTTGCCCAGGCTCAACAGTTGGTACGGGGACTCGCGGGTCTGAACATCGTCGCGTATGACCTGGTGGAGGTCCTGCCCGCGTACGACAGTGGCCAGATCACCGCCGCGGCCGCGGCGAACGTGGTGTACGAATTTATCGCCCTTCTCGCTCTAGGAAAGAGAGGAGGTCATCGGGATGGCTGA
- a CDS encoding NCS2 family permease, with amino-acid sequence MDRFFHLRERGTSVGTEILAGLTTFMTMAYILFLNPNILSVTGMDKSAVFFATAVGAGLVTILMGLVANIPVALAPGMGLNAYFAVIAASKGGMMSWQVALGAVFISGIIFIILTVTKIRQLLVVAVPDALKMAITVGIGLFITLIGLKTGQITGVQYVGGPSQNAIAGGGTPVLQFFEWNILLTNFTQNRGALLTIIGLIIIAVLMALRVRGALLIGILLTTVIGIPMGQTDLSKLTQTPMLPSAEHLAVGQLDIMGAIHMGLIEVVAVFTFVELFDTFGTLIGTTNKAGLLKGPEGEKTLGRAMLVDATGVSLGALLGTSTITAFVESASGVAEGGRTGLTAITTGVLFLLATFLLAPIAAVIPDSATAPALIIVGVLMIQAVRNIDFVDPVKGIPAFLTIALMPFTYSIANGISAGIVFYVLLAALRNVFTKEKEPIHWLMWILAVLVVLRYIFLGV; translated from the coding sequence ATGGACAGATTTTTCCACCTCCGGGAACGGGGGACAAGCGTCGGGACGGAGATTTTAGCCGGGCTCACCACCTTCATGACCATGGCCTACATTCTTTTCCTCAATCCCAATATCCTCTCGGTGACGGGCATGGACAAAAGTGCCGTCTTTTTCGCCACCGCCGTCGGGGCCGGACTCGTCACCATCCTTATGGGGCTGGTGGCCAACATCCCCGTGGCTCTCGCGCCCGGGATGGGGCTCAACGCCTATTTTGCCGTGATCGCCGCCTCCAAGGGAGGCATGATGTCTTGGCAAGTCGCCCTTGGGGCGGTTTTTATATCCGGTATCATTTTTATCATCCTGACGGTGACGAAAATCCGGCAGCTTTTGGTGGTGGCGGTTCCCGATGCGCTGAAAATGGCCATCACCGTGGGCATTGGTTTATTCATCACACTCATCGGGTTAAAAACCGGGCAGATCACCGGTGTGCAGTACGTGGGGGGCCCGTCGCAAAATGCCATCGCCGGCGGGGGCACCCCGGTGTTGCAGTTTTTTGAGTGGAATATCCTCCTGACGAACTTCACCCAGAACCGCGGGGCTTTGTTGACGATTATCGGCCTGATCATCATCGCGGTGCTCATGGCCCTGAGGGTGCGGGGGGCGCTGCTGATCGGGATCCTGCTCACCACGGTGATCGGAATTCCGATGGGACAAACGGACCTCTCCAAACTGACCCAGACCCCGATGCTCCCCAGTGCTGAACATCTGGCCGTGGGTCAGCTGGATATCATGGGCGCGATCCACATGGGTTTGATTGAAGTGGTGGCGGTGTTCACCTTCGTGGAGCTCTTCGACACCTTTGGGACCCTCATCGGGACGACCAACAAGGCCGGGCTGTTGAAAGGGCCGGAAGGGGAGAAGACCCTGGGCCGGGCCATGCTCGTGGATGCCACCGGGGTGAGCCTGGGGGCGCTGCTGGGGACCAGCACCATCACGGCCTTCGTCGAGAGCGCCTCGGGGGTGGCCGAGGGCGGGCGTACCGGGCTCACGGCCATCACCACCGGGGTGCTCTTTTTGCTCGCCACATTCTTGCTGGCGCCAATTGCAGCCGTGATTCCCGACTCGGCCACGGCGCCGGCGCTGATCATCGTCGGGGTGCTGATGATCCAGGCGGTGCGGAATATTGATTTTGTCGATCCCGTCAAGGGCATTCCGGCCTTTCTCACCATCGCCCTGATGCCCTTCACCTACAGCATCGCCAACGGTATCTCCGCGGGCATCGTGTTTTACGTCCTGCTCGCGGCCCTGCGCAATGTGTTCACAAAGGAGAAGGAGCCGATCCACTGGCTGATGTGGATTCTCGCGGTGCTGGTGGTGCTGCGGTATATTTTCTTGGGCGTTTGA